The Neovison vison isolate M4711 chromosome 5, ASM_NN_V1, whole genome shotgun sequence genome includes a region encoding these proteins:
- the NT5M gene encoding 5'(3')-deoxyribonucleotidase, mitochondrial — protein sequence MIRLGGWCARRPRGAACPAGRRWGSGGPAGRAGGRALRVLVDMDGVLADFEGGFLRKFRARFPDQPFIALEDRRGFWLSEQYGRLQPGLSEKAISIWESENFFLDLEPLPGAVEAVKQMANLENTDVFICTSPMRTYKYCPYEKYAWVEKHFGPDFLDHVVLAADKTVVSADLLIDDRPDITGAEPNPSWEHILFTACHNRHVQLQPPSRRLHSWADDWKAILDSKRPR from the exons ATGATCCGGCTCGGCGGCTGGTGTGCGCGGCGGCCCCGCGGCGCGGCGTGCCCGGCGGGACGGCGCTGGGGGTCGGGCGGACCGGCGGGCCGGGCGGGCGGCCGCGCCCTTCGGGTGCTGGTGGACATGGACGGCGTGCTGGCCGACTTCGAGGGCGGCTTCCTCAGGAAGTTCCGCGCGCGCTTCCCCGACCAGCCCTTCATCGCGCTGGAGGACCGGCGCGGCTTCTGGTTGTCCGAGCAGTACGGCCGCCTGCAGCCCGGCCTGAGC GAGAAGGCCATTAGCATATGGGaatcagaaaatttttttcttgacctGGAGCCTCTCCCAGGGGCTGTGGAAGCTGTGAAGCAGATGGCCAACCTAGAAAA CACCGATGTCTTCATCTGCACGAGCCCCATGAGGACATACAAGTATTGTCCCTATGAAAAG TATGCCTGGGTGGAGAAGCACTTTGGCCCTGACTTTCTGGATCACGTCGTGCTGGCCGCAGACAAGACTGTGGTCTCTGCCGACCTTCTCATAGACGACCGGCCAGACATCACAG GGGCCGAGCCAAACCCCAGCTGGGAGCACATCCTCTTCACGGCCTGCCACAACCGGCACGTGCAGCTGCAGCCCCCCAGCCGCAGGCTGCACTCGTGGGCAGACGACTGGAAGGCCATTCTGGACAGCAAGCGGCCCCGCTGA